Proteins found in one Magnolia sinica isolate HGM2019 chromosome 5, MsV1, whole genome shotgun sequence genomic segment:
- the LOC131245392 gene encoding F-box/LRR-repeat MAX2 homolog A codes for MGKGSRSRGQHMATKPTCSRSYLHLHPQIPSPAPFPPTPRRERERERERERFGMASSSSDTHLHDLPDVILSNVFALVTSTRSRNAMSLVCTKWLALERATRTSLSLRGNVRDLFLIPTSFSQVTNLDLSLLSPWGQSFLDSSSDPGLLAHRLAQAFPSLTSLTVYARTPSTLNFIAPHFPSLRHAKLVRWHQRSAAPLGSDFHPLFAFCPSISTLDLSHFYCWTEDLPPALEAHPSAAASLTRLDLLTLSSPDGFKSHELLAISASCPNLRHLLATCMFDPRYVDFVGDDALLAIAAKCPLLSLLHLADKSALSGARADPEDDGFTPEDARISRTTLEEVFAGLPLLEELTLDVCQNVRDAGPALETLDSKCPQLKSLALGQFHGICRAEEWQLDGVALCKNLEFLSIKNSADLTDSSLLAISRGCLKLAKFAIHGCKNITEIGMKRFAGMLRRTLVDVSISCCKHLDANSSLRALEPIRDRIQHLHIDCIWDGSQGSDGLRKAIHGFNLIESGPSRQPAGFFDFMDTRESTSGCCEDTKQKKSRYSPVADCSNESWSNGSEFWCKTWKRLRDLSLWIPVGELLTPLPLAGLESCPELEEIRIKVEGDCRSRPKPTEQAFGLSALDHYRYPRLFKMQLDCGDAIGYALTAPSGHMDLSLWERFYLRGIEMLNLSELDYWPPQDREVNQRSLSLPAAGLLAECATLRKLFIHGTAHEHFIKFLLRIPNLRDVQLREDYYPAPDNDTSTEMRVDSCSRFEDDLNRRQIPD; via the coding sequence ATGGGTAAAGGATCACGATCACGTGGGCAGCATATGGCGACAAAACCCACCTGTTCCCGTTCGTATCTTCATCTTCATCCACAAATCCCGTCACCCGCCCCTTTCCCTCCAACCcccagaagagagagagagagagagagagagagagagagatttgggatgGCGAGTAGTAGCAGCGACACACACCTACACGACCTGCCGGACGTGATACTGTCCAACGTATTCGCCCTAGTGACATCGACCCGGAGTCGCAACGCCATGTCCCTCGTCTGCACCAAATGGCTCGCCCTTGAGCGTGCCACCCGCACCTCCCTCTCCCTCCGCGGCAACGTCCGCGACCTTTTCCTCATCCCCACCTCCTTCAGCCAGGTCACCAACCTtgatctctccctcctctccccCTGGGGCCAATCCTTCCTCGACTCATCGTCCGATCCAGGGCTCCTCGCCCACCGGCTCGCCCAGGCCTTTCCTTCCCTCACCTCTCTCACCGTCTACGCCCGCACCCCTTCCACCCTCAATTTCATCGCCCCTCACTTCCCCTCCCTCCGCCACGCCAAGCTCGTCCGCTGGCACCAGCGCTCTGCCGCCCCCCTCGGCTCCGATTTCCACCCTCTCTTCGCCTTCTGTCCTTCAATCTCCACCCTTGATCTCTCCCATTTCTACTGCTGGACCGAAGATCTCCCCCCTGCCCTCGAGGCCCACCCCTCTGCTGCCGCCTCCCTCACCCGCCTCGACCTCCTTACCCTCTCCTCCCCCGATGGTTTCAAGTCCCACGAGCTCCTCGCCATTTCCGCCTCCTGCCCCAACCTCCGCCACCTCCTCGCCACCTGCATGTTTGATCCCCGTTACGTCGATTTCGTCGGCGACGACGCCCTCCTCGCCATCGCCGCCAAATGCCCCCTGCTATCCCTCCTCCATCTCGCCGACAAGTCAGCCCTGTCCGGCGCCCGCGCCGACCCTGAAGACGACGGCTTCACCCCTGAGGATGCGAGGATCAGCCGCACCACGCTCGAGGAAGTCTTCGCTGGGCTCCCACTGCTCGAGGAGCTGACCCTAGATGTCTGCCAGAATGTCAGGGATGCCGGGCCTGCATTGGAGACACTGGATTCCAAGTGCCCGCAGCTGAAATCTCTGGCTCTCGGGCAGTTTCATGGGATCTGCAGAGCAGAGGAATGGCAGTTGGATGGCGTCGCACTCTGCAAGAATTTGGAATTCCTGTCGATCAAGAACTCAGCTGACCTGACGGATTCAAGCCTGCTGGCCATCTCTCGGGGCTGTCTTAAGCTGGCCAAATTTGCCATTCACGGCTGCAAGAACATCACGGAGATAGGGATGAAGAGATTCGCAGGCATGCTCCGCCGGACCCTGGTTGATGTGAGCATCTCCTGCTGCAAGCATCTGGATGCGAACAGCTCGCTGCGGGCCCTCGAACCGATCCGTGATCGGATTCAGCATCTCCACATTGACTGCATCTGGGATGGCTCCCAAGGGTCGGACGGATTGAGGAAAGCCATCCATGGTTTCAATCTCATCGAATCAGGCCCATCCAGGCAGCCTGCTGGATTCTTCGACTTCATGGACACAAGGGAGAGCACCAGTGGATGTTGCGAGGATACAAAACAGAAGAAATCCAGGTACTCCCCAGTGGCAGACTGTTCTAATGAGAGTTGGAGCAATGGCAGTGAGTTCTGGTGCAAGACATGGAAACGGTTGCGTGACTTATCCTTGTGGATACCTGTTGGCGAACTGCTGACTCCCCTGCCATTGGCAGGGCTGGAGAGCTGTCCCGAATTGGAGGAGATTCGGATAAAGGTGGAAGGTGACTGCAGGAGCCGCCCAAAGCCGACGGAGCAGGCATTTGGGCTGAGCGCCCTCGATCATTATCGTTATCCTAGGCTGTTCAAGATGCAGCTGGACTGTGGAGACGCCATCGGTTATGCACTGACCGCTCCGAGCGGGCATATGGATCTGAGCCTGTGGGAGAGGTTTTACCTGAGAGGGATTGAGATGCTAAACCTCAGTGAGCTCGACTATTGGCCTCCCCAGGACAGGGAGGTGAACCAGAGGAGCTTGTCTCTTCCTGCAGCCGGGCTGCTTGCTGAATGCGCCACACTGAGAAAGCTCTTCATCCATGGGACTGCCCATGAACACTTCATTAAGTTTCTACTCAGAATCCCAAACCTCAGGGATGTGCAGCTGAGGGAAGACTATTACCCAGCGCCAGACAACGACACAAGTACGGAGATGCGGGTGGATTCGTGCAGTCGATTCGAGGATGATCTGAACAGACGGCAGATACCTGActga